In Helicobacter bilis, a genomic segment contains:
- a CDS encoding NAD(P)H-dependent oxidoreductase: MNNDAFLQAMQSRFACKIFDKTKKIPNDEFQAILESGRLAPSSFGLEPTRMILVESNEMRERVKEACWGQNQIVDASCVIVYTSLKADMLPHTNYIINKFSRRLKTQEEIKHYANERYGQRKLETLGYTADIEKLGLGHQAYIMATTMMNHAAFLGIDSCMIEGFDKKALESVLEMDSFKEQVSLLLCLGYRNMPQSKRLRMSLDEIVRSI, encoded by the coding sequence ATGAATAACGATGCTTTTTTACAGGCGATGCAGTCGCGTTTTGCTTGTAAGATTTTTGATAAGACAAAAAAGATTCCAAATGATGAGTTTCAAGCGATTTTAGAATCTGGTAGGCTTGCACCAAGTTCCTTTGGGCTAGAGCCTACACGCATGATACTTGTAGAATCTAATGAGATGAGAGAGAGAGTAAAAGAGGCATGTTGGGGACAAAATCAAATCGTTGATGCATCTTGTGTCATCGTTTATACTTCATTAAAAGCTGATATGTTGCCACATACAAATTATATTATCAATAAATTTTCACGCCGACTAAAAACACAAGAAGAAATCAAGCATTATGCAAATGAGCGTTATGGACAAAGAAAGCTAGAGACATTAGGCTATACAGCAGACATTGAGAAGCTAGGGCTTGGGCATCAAGCCTATATTATGGCGACTACGATGATGAATCATGCTGCATTTCTTGGGATTGATTCATGTATGATTGAGGGCTTTGATAAGAAGGCTTTAGAATCTGTTTTAGAAATGGATAGCTTTAAAGAGCAAGTAAGCCTGCTTTTATGTCTTGGGTATCGCAATATGCCACAAAGCAAACGACTTCGCATGTCTTTAGATGAGATTGTAAGAAGTATATAA
- a CDS encoding ankyrin repeat domain-containing protein, protein MYKQTLTTKEFKEQFATYLDDIPNLATEQLFNAIQKRDINQVKTLLKESELKINAYDNKGLTPLIYAIKKRDLEIVNLVCEYKDIDIHKYDKSHLKMTPLAYAVQDDNVEMVILLLKHKACAYIGNRGKKAIIYP, encoded by the coding sequence TTGTATAAACAAACCCTGACAACAAAAGAATTTAAAGAACAATTTGCAACTTACCTTGATGATATTCCAAATTTGGCAACAGAACAGCTTTTTAACGCGATACAAAAAAGAGATATAAATCAAGTAAAAACACTTTTAAAAGAGAGTGAGTTAAAAATCAATGCTTATGATAATAAGGGCTTAACACCGCTTATTTATGCAATTAAGAAAAGAGACTTAGAGATAGTGAATCTTGTATGTGAATATAAAGACATTGACATACATAAATATGATAAATCGCATTTAAAGATGACACCCTTAGCGTATGCTGTGCAAGATGATAATGTAGAAATGGTTATTTTGTTGTTAAAACATAAAGCGTGTGCTTATATTGGCAATAGGGGTAAAAAAGCCATTATATACCCCTAG
- a CDS encoding PIN domain-containing protein, with product MEGEMKPKHHDIIQGYGVMQTQKTFVVDTNCLLLSCNLTFDICHKNGFKIIIPQIVIDDLDRLKDNKGHKENRMHIKQYKQSIAINVKSTRNA from the coding sequence ATGGAGGGTGAAATGAAGCCAAAGCACCACGATATCATTCAAGGATATGGTGTAATGCAGACACAAAAGACATTTGTCGTTGATACAAATTGCTTGCTTTTAAGCTGCAATCTTACCTTTGATATTTGCCACAAAAATGGTTTTAAAATCATTATTCCACAAATCGTAATTGATGATCTTGATAGATTGAAAGATAATAAAGGGCATAAAGAAAATAGAATGCACATAAAGCAATACAAGCAATCAATAGCTATCAATGTGAAATCTACAAGAAACGCTTAA
- a CDS encoding lysozyme inhibitor LprI family protein: MYKILVKCLVIVVLCSGVSTAQADIVEPRNFISRDTDSFSKGSEWEGVWGEMSLCDPLNKIGWCYKQSALQIYDCYQINEYNYEDKSAICTLGLAMRQILDPAKPTEHLICDSGAFPGEVEILINGNKAEPKREYFDLVCGHTEGAERSKCEKNMRFTLSKDSKGIYFHSSKGLDSSTCETPSDESRAGTLSGIYPRFRGSFDCEKQGLSKIEKGICNSFYTLRDDVSLNAMFEYAMDFAWSNEQKSRLKKEQLQWLKERNMKCVKAKDGDELLTCLYQAINHRIKELHETIDKSQQVTLELVSQIGAVKIYENPSLKSPVLYTKILNSEGENATRDYGAILLAPKSLNGFTKIMLMEFSQDINPNGNAIVGYVQNANVKRDKEQESAL; encoded by the coding sequence ATGTATAAGATACTAGTAAAATGTTTGGTGATAGTTGTGTTATGTAGTGGAGTTAGCACAGCACAAGCTGATATAGTGGAGCCACGCAATTTTATTAGCAGAGATACTGATAGTTTTTCTAAAGGCAGTGAGTGGGAGGGCGTATGGGGAGAGATGAGCCTGTGCGATCCACTTAATAAAATCGGCTGGTGCTATAAGCAAAGTGCGTTACAAATCTATGACTGCTACCAAATAAATGAATATAATTATGAAGATAAAAGTGCGATATGCACGCTTGGTTTAGCAATGCGTCAAATTCTTGACCCCGCTAAGCCTACGGAACATCTCATTTGTGATAGTGGGGCGTTCCCGGGTGAAGTGGAGATTCTCATAAATGGCAATAAGGCAGAGCCTAAGAGAGAGTATTTTGATCTTGTGTGTGGTCATACAGAAGGAGCAGAGCGGAGCAAGTGTGAGAAAAATATGAGATTTACTCTTAGCAAAGATTCTAAAGGGATTTATTTTCACTCTAGTAAGGGGTTAGATTCTAGCACTTGTGAGACGCCAAGTGATGAGAGTAGGGCAGGCACTCTAAGTGGAATCTATCCGCGATTTAGAGGGAGCTTTGATTGTGAGAAGCAGGGTTTGAGTAAGATTGAAAAAGGCATTTGCAATAGCTTTTATACTCTGCGTGATGATGTGAGCTTAAATGCGATGTTTGAATATGCGATGGATTTTGCGTGGAGCAATGAGCAAAAATCTAGGCTTAAAAAAGAGCAACTACAATGGCTAAAAGAGCGTAATATGAAATGTGTTAAGGCAAAAGATGGCGATGAGCTTTTAACCTGTTTGTATCAAGCGATAAATCATCGTATAAAAGAATTACACGAAACAATAGATAAATCACAACAAGTAACGCTAGAGCTAGTAAGCCAGATAGGTGCGGTAAAAATCTATGAAAATCCAAGCCTAAAATCCCCTGTGCTTTATACAAAGATTCTAAATAGTGAGGGGGAAAATGCAACAAGGGACTATGGGGCGATACTACTTGCACCAAAATCTCTTAATGGTTTTACAAAGATTATGTTAATGGAGTTTTCACAGGATATAAATCCTAATGGTAATGCCATTGTAGGTTATGTGCAAAATGCTAATGTGAAAAGGGATAAGGAGCAAGAGAGTGCGTTGTGA
- the ilvD gene encoding dihydroxy-acid dehydratase, whose protein sequence is MRSDIVKKGHNRAPHRSLLRATGLKDEDFSKPFIGVANSYIDIIPGHFFLNKYAEIVKDEIRKAGGVPFEFNTIGVDDGIAMGHSGMLYSLPSRELIADCIESVMNAHALDAMICLPNCDKIVPGMLMGALRVNVPTIFVSGGPMKAGRLSDGTILDLNSAFEAVGAYESGKIDEKRLHEIECQACPSGGSCSGMFTANSMNTLCEAMGVALTGNGTIPALTPEREELLRQGARRIVEIALDSSLSEKFRFRNILNAKAVHNAFVVDMAMGGSTNTILHMLAIAKEAEVDFNLESINNIAANVAHIAKIAPALSSVHMEDINRAGGVSAVINEISKRGSVVDYWIAGYYNNEEDARLRISGKWEWDKYNESGNIRKYGKCLEEMKKGDKILTYAFGQQKFDGIFEIIENTEDLITLQHINDLNIDINDVSLEIKKYYKESYGFFDKYGDTIQGTYFKTNKEQFNAIVGLDSMVVNSSSTKETTQSLYLDALTITGETLGQRIANANITDPEIIRHNDNAYSQVGGLKILFGNLCEQGAVLKVAAVAESMKEFSGKAICFNSQDEAIKGIAGGKVKAGSVVVIRYEGPKGGPGMQEMLSPTSLIMGMGLGESVALITDGRFSGATRGACIGHISPEAAEGGPIALIEDGDIIEISVSRGSLELKVDSKTLELRGAKWKPIQKEIKSKWLKRYSLLVSNAANGAVLKTEL, encoded by the coding sequence ATGCGAAGTGATATTGTAAAAAAGGGGCATAATCGCGCACCACACAGAAGTTTGCTAAGAGCAACAGGGCTAAAAGATGAGGATTTTAGCAAGCCCTTTATCGGCGTGGCAAATAGCTATATTGACATCATTCCGGGGCATTTTTTCCTAAACAAATATGCCGAGATTGTAAAGGACGAAATCCGCAAGGCAGGGGGCGTGCCTTTTGAGTTTAACACTATCGGCGTAGATGATGGTATCGCAATGGGGCATAGCGGTATGCTCTACTCTCTGCCAAGTCGAGAGCTGATTGCTGATTGTATAGAATCTGTGATGAATGCCCACGCGTTAGATGCGATGATTTGCCTGCCAAACTGCGATAAAATCGTGCCCGGAATGCTTATGGGGGCATTGCGTGTGAATGTGCCGACTATCTTTGTGAGCGGCGGTCCTATGAAAGCAGGGCGTTTGAGTGATGGCACAATACTTGATTTAAACTCCGCATTTGAAGCGGTGGGGGCGTATGAAAGCGGCAAAATTGATGAGAAAAGATTACACGAGATAGAGTGTCAAGCCTGTCCTAGTGGGGGGAGCTGCAGTGGAATGTTTACTGCAAATTCTATGAATACTCTGTGTGAGGCTATGGGCGTAGCATTAACGGGTAATGGCACGATTCCAGCCCTTACACCAGAGCGAGAAGAGCTACTAAGGCAGGGGGCTAGACGCATTGTAGAGATTGCCCTAGATTCTAGCTTAAGTGAAAAGTTTAGATTCCGCAATATTTTGAACGCAAAAGCCGTGCATAACGCCTTTGTCGTGGATATGGCAATGGGGGGAAGCACGAATACGATTTTACATATGTTAGCCATCGCCAAAGAAGCGGAAGTGGATTTCAACCTAGAATCTATCAATAATATTGCCGCAAATGTCGCACATATCGCTAAAATCGCCCCGGCGTTAAGTAGTGTGCATATGGAGGATATAAATCGTGCGGGAGGCGTATCGGCTGTGATAAATGAGATTTCTAAGCGTGGTAGTGTGGTAGATTATTGGATTGCAGGTTATTACAACAATGAAGAAGACGCACGATTGAGAATAAGTGGAAAATGGGAGTGGGATAAATATAATGAGAGTGGAAATATAAGAAAGTATGGAAAATGCTTAGAAGAAATGAAAAAAGGCGATAAGATTCTAACCTATGCCTTTGGTCAGCAAAAATTTGATGGTATTTTTGAGATAATAGAGAATACAGAGGATTTAATCACTCTGCAACACATCAATGACTTAAATATAGACATAAACGATGTAAGTTTGGAAATAAAAAAATATTACAAAGAAAGTTATGGTTTTTTTGATAAGTATGGAGACACCATACAAGGCACATATTTTAAAACAAATAAAGAGCAGTTTAATGCAATTGTAGGACTAGATTCTATGGTGGTAAATTCCAGCAGCACCAAAGAGACAACGCAAAGCTTGTATTTAGACGCCCTCACAATCACAGGCGAAACTTTGGGGCAACGCATAGCAAACGCAAACATCACAGACCCAGAAATTATCCGCCACAATGACAATGCCTACTCACAAGTTGGCGGATTAAAAATCCTTTTTGGTAATCTCTGCGAACAAGGGGCGGTGCTAAAAGTCGCAGCAGTAGCAGAATCTATGAAAGAATTTAGCGGCAAGGCGATTTGCTTTAACTCCCAAGATGAAGCGATTAAGGGCATTGCTGGGGGTAAGGTAAAGGCTGGAAGTGTGGTCGTTATCCGCTATGAAGGACCAAAGGGGGGACCGGGAATGCAAGAAATGTTAAGCCCTACAAGTCTTATTATGGGAATGGGCTTAGGCGAAAGCGTGGCACTCATCACCGATGGGCGATTTAGCGGGGCGACAAGGGGGGCTTGTATCGGGCATATAAGCCCAGAGGCTGCTGAGGGAGGACCTATCGCACTTATTGAAGATGGCGATATTATAGAGATTTCTGTCTCGCGTGGGAGCTTGGAGCTGAAAGTAGATTCTAAGACTCTAGAATTGAGAGGGGCAAAATGGAAGCCAATACAAAAAGAGATAAAGAGCAAATGGCTTAAACGCTACTCACTGCTTGTAAGCAACGCCGCAAATGGCGCGGTGTTAAAGACGGAGCTGTAA
- a CDS encoding DUF262 domain-containing protein, translated as MEHTITPDKQSVENCLKGKNYYIDFYQREYVWSKQTAETLLNDIFYMFELGYNEHKNSEISEEIMGKYNWYYLNVYITNKIQSKTYIVDGQQRLSTLTLIATKLYHLSKQYKNLEHLSKLLAECIYSNNGFGTSYNLDNEKRHRIMEAIFREESFESKYENITEKTLNERYKDISDYLNNKFKNSDDKKLNFFILYFLKRLVLVELAINQNDTPMIFEVINDRGESLKPFEILKGKLIGTLNKDDTEYFCKIWEDSLKNLPKKEDEFFIDLIKSKFVFKRNSDIEKNINQSYHRYIFEDNSIAQGLGFKISGNNCHILNIKNFIEKEIKYYAKLYYKICNSNNEFLKYLNINELTGQYQIILAACTMEDANEDRKIEIIAREYERLWLLLHLNGIYDSNEFQEISYELNKKLKGIEIDRYECIFDSILQETFKEKRQADKIQSLLEYEIFITKDYANTNKRLLRYLFARIEKYMCEQIKINPQNDIEYITTKTGDKTGYHIEHILSRNITNIKFFSNEEEFDSQRNILGGLLLLKDKINISSSNEEYEDKLKTYSNSLVWGHTLCESFYHKTNQYFLAFNERLKNEKGVSFKPYDKFDKTALNERSRLLYELIKDIWNVDR; from the coding sequence ATGGAACATACAATTACACCAGATAAACAAAGTGTCGAAAATTGTCTCAAGGGAAAAAACTACTATATAGATTTTTACCAAAGAGAGTATGTTTGGTCGAAACAAACCGCAGAAACTCTGCTTAATGATATATTCTATATGTTCGAACTTGGTTACAATGAGCATAAAAATAGCGAAATCAGTGAAGAAATTATGGGAAAATATAATTGGTATTATCTAAATGTTTATATTACAAATAAAATACAAAGCAAAACTTATATTGTAGATGGACAACAAAGACTATCGACGCTCACATTAATTGCCACAAAACTATATCATCTCTCTAAGCAATATAAAAATCTTGAGCATTTATCTAAATTACTGGCTGAATGCATTTATAGCAACAATGGTTTTGGGACTAGCTATAATTTAGACAATGAAAAACGACATAGAATAATGGAAGCAATTTTTCGCGAGGAAAGCTTTGAATCCAAGTATGAAAATATCACAGAAAAAACACTTAATGAGCGATATAAAGATATATCGGATTATCTTAACAACAAATTTAAAAATTCTGATGACAAAAAGTTAAATTTTTTTATCTTATATTTCCTTAAACGTTTGGTTTTGGTGGAATTGGCAATTAATCAAAATGATACGCCAATGATTTTTGAAGTCATAAATGATAGAGGGGAATCACTTAAGCCTTTTGAGATACTTAAAGGAAAATTGATTGGCACATTAAATAAAGATGATACCGAATATTTTTGTAAAATTTGGGAGGATTCTCTTAAAAATTTGCCCAAGAAAGAAGATGAATTTTTTATTGATTTAATTAAATCAAAGTTTGTTTTTAAAAGGAATTCAGATATTGAGAAAAATATTAATCAATCTTATCATAGATACATATTTGAAGATAATTCCATAGCACAAGGTTTGGGCTTTAAAATCAGTGGTAATAATTGCCACATTTTAAATATTAAAAACTTCATTGAAAAAGAGATTAAATATTACGCAAAGTTATATTATAAAATTTGCAATAGCAACAATGAATTTTTAAAGTATTTAAATATAAATGAGCTTACCGGACAATATCAAATCATTCTTGCTGCGTGTACTATGGAAGATGCGAATGAAGATCGTAAGATCGAAATTATAGCTAGGGAGTATGAAAGGCTATGGTTGCTTTTACATCTTAATGGTATTTATGATAGCAACGAGTTTCAAGAGATTTCTTATGAATTAAACAAGAAGTTAAAGGGTATTGAAATTGATCGGTATGAATGTATTTTTGATTCCATACTTCAAGAAACCTTCAAAGAGAAAAGGCAGGCAGATAAGATACAGTCATTGCTTGAATACGAAATATTTATAACAAAAGATTACGCAAATACAAATAAAAGATTATTGCGTTATCTATTTGCAAGAATAGAAAAATATATGTGTGAGCAAATCAAGATAAATCCTCAGAATGACATTGAATACATCACAACAAAAACGGGAGACAAAACTGGCTATCATATTGAACACATTTTATCCCGCAATATAACTAATATAAAATTTTTTAGCAATGAAGAAGAATTTGACTCTCAACGCAATATTCTAGGTGGACTTTTATTGCTTAAGGATAAAATAAACATTTCATCGAGCAATGAAGAATATGAAGACAAGCTTAAAACCTATAGTAATTCGCTTGTGTGGGGGCATACTCTCTGTGAAAGTTTTTATCATAAAACAAATCAATATTTTCTTGCTTTCAACGAACGATTAAAAAATGAAAAAGGGGTAAGTTTCAAGCCTTATGACAAATTCGATAAAACTGCTCTCAATGAACGATCGCGACTTTTATATGAACTTATAAAAGATATTTGGAATGTGGATAGATAA
- a CDS encoding toxin, protein MKRLLIALMCVINVYAIDPDLPDFVEFTPPISLRSAFSGDIVGFGKDRNWVIRDIPLTEDMLRNDPFKDFHLGAVQFVQVGTKDMCLAIAESGLFTRKSCNDDLKSKKYETLYTIIPTTTPAVQIRSFVLNKNECMTVFNNPQLPRGRGIGIRPCDVDSLFSVDLDNLFLINPPIRDAMLINP, encoded by the coding sequence ATGAAAAGATTACTAATAGCTTTAATGTGCGTCATAAATGTTTATGCGATAGATCCAGATTTACCTGATTTTGTGGAATTTACACCGCCGATTTCACTAAGAAGTGCCTTTTCGGGTGATATTGTGGGCTTTGGAAAAGATAGAAATTGGGTTATACGCGATATTCCATTAACTGAAGATATGTTAAGAAACGATCCTTTTAAAGATTTTCATCTTGGGGCAGTGCAATTCGTGCAAGTTGGCACAAAAGATATGTGCTTAGCGATTGCTGAAAGCGGATTATTCACACGCAAATCCTGCAATGATGACTTAAAATCAAAAAAGTATGAAACCCTTTATACAATTATCCCAACCACCACACCAGCGGTGCAAATCCGCTCTTTTGTGTTGAATAAAAATGAATGTATGACAGTGTTTAATAACCCACAACTTCCAAGAGGCAGAGGCATAGGAATCCGCCCTTGTGATGTAGATAGTCTCTTTTCTGTGGATTTAGATAATCTTTTTTTGATAAATCCGCCAATACGAGATGCAATGCTGATTAATCCTTAA
- a CDS encoding cytolethal distending toxin subunit B family protein: MKVIILMLFSFSLLFGKIEDYVVGTWNLQGSSASTENKWNVSVRQLITGDNPVDILMVQEAGSVPTSARPTGRMIQPGGTPIQEYVWDLGTRSRPRSVFIYYANIDAGARRVNLAIVSGRQADEVFVISQSTIAPEVSRPVIGIRLGNDVFFNIHALARGGGDATALVTAVHDNFLNRTNLNWLIAGDFNRDPANLLSGLDTRITNHTRIVTQNSATHFSMGAANRILDYAIVGRSSSETRTRLALPAITALLMAASVRSHLSSDHFPVRFGKF, translated from the coding sequence ATGAAAGTTATTATACTTATGCTTTTTAGTTTTAGCCTACTTTTTGGAAAGATTGAGGACTATGTTGTCGGCACTTGGAATCTGCAAGGCTCTTCAGCTAGCACTGAAAATAAATGGAATGTCAGTGTAAGACAGCTTATCACCGGCGATAATCCTGTGGATATTTTGATGGTGCAAGAAGCCGGCAGTGTACCTACAAGTGCAAGACCAACGGGCAGAATGATTCAGCCCGGTGGAACGCCTATTCAGGAGTATGTTTGGGATTTGGGTACTAGATCAAGACCACGCTCGGTTTTTATCTATTATGCAAATATTGATGCTGGTGCTAGAAGGGTTAATCTCGCCATTGTGAGTGGTAGACAAGCTGATGAAGTGTTTGTTATTTCACAAAGCACAATTGCACCTGAAGTTTCCCGTCCTGTGATTGGCATACGGCTTGGCAATGATGTGTTTTTTAATATCCATGCTCTTGCAAGGGGTGGTGGCGATGCTACAGCATTGGTTACAGCAGTGCATGATAATTTTCTTAATCGCACAAATTTAAATTGGCTCATTGCTGGTGATTTTAATAGAGATCCTGCGAATCTATTATCTGGGCTTGATACAAGGATCACAAATCACACACGCATTGTTACGCAAAATTCTGCAACACATTTTAGTATGGGTGCGGCAAATAGAATCCTAGATTATGCAATAGTTGGCAGAAGCTCCAGTGAGACTAGGACTAGGTTGGCTTTACCAGCAATTACCGCATTACTTATGGCTGCTAGTGTGAGATCGCACCTGTCATCAGATCACTTTCCTGTGCGTTTTGGGAAATTTTAA
- a CDS encoding RICIN domain-containing protein produces MSKIFTLLIISTFTLLTAAYASSDYELGIGNSPTPPANSKKQVSLVQGPNLSKKLMRPNTDRKGNHTPTKHTELPLLGINGDSRSYTSDLLSIMSPEGGVLTLWALNVGNWVWGYSLIDSKDFGGARIWRIFNKADGSAAIQNAKEGTCLSAYRNGVIHTYCNMEDPAQLWTFNLFDNQAVQIQNVATKQCLQTPSNQATRFFSIFLTSCVKGGKLNSDQQWFIIAPPLNAGVVFSVDGK; encoded by the coding sequence ATGTCTAAGATTTTTACTTTACTTATCATATCGACTTTCACATTACTTACTGCCGCTTATGCTTCTAGTGATTATGAACTTGGCATTGGGAATTCCCCAACACCACCAGCTAATTCTAAAAAGCAAGTTAGCCTAGTGCAAGGACCCAACCTATCTAAAAAACTCATGCGTCCCAACACAGATAGAAAAGGTAATCACACGCCCACAAAGCATACAGAGTTGCCTTTGCTAGGCATTAATGGTGATTCTAGAAGCTATACTTCAGATCTTTTATCCATCATGAGTCCTGAAGGTGGGGTTTTGACGCTTTGGGCGTTAAATGTGGGGAATTGGGTGTGGGGCTATTCTCTCATAGATAGTAAGGATTTCGGTGGAGCTAGGATTTGGCGGATTTTTAATAAGGCTGATGGGAGTGCTGCTATACAAAATGCTAAAGAAGGCACTTGTTTAAGTGCATATAGAAATGGCGTGATTCACACATATTGCAATATGGAAGATCCTGCACAATTATGGACTTTCAATCTCTTTGATAATCAAGCCGTGCAGATTCAAAATGTCGCCACTAAGCAATGTTTGCAAACCCCAAGCAATCAAGCGACAAGATTTTTTAGCATTTTTCTTACAAGTTGTGTGAAAGGTGGTAAGTTAAATAGCGATCAGCAATGGTTTATCATCGCACCACCTTTAAATGCTGGTGTAGTGTTTAGTGTAGATGGCAAATAA
- a CDS encoding NfeD family protein — MSIIILLGLGLGFIVAEIFFGSFFLLFIGLGLCITAGIEAFVGFGNIIGGSVESVYAWQVVSICAFAFLTLILLRKPIKLWFKGSQVYEDSLQNGGGMGEIQQGMVYFKGTLWAYEKAPTLDSNGLESSTLESNTPLKEGDRVQVLEIRDNKAIIKV, encoded by the coding sequence GTGTCAATTATTATACTTCTGGGGTTGGGGCTTGGCTTTATTGTGGCGGAGATATTTTTTGGCTCATTTTTCTTGCTTTTCATCGGTTTAGGGCTATGTATCACAGCGGGGATTGAAGCATTTGTGGGCTTTGGCAACATCATAGGTGGAAGTGTGGAGAGCGTGTATGCGTGGCAGGTGGTAAGCATTTGTGCTTTTGCTTTTCTTACACTTATTTTGCTAAGAAAGCCCATAAAATTGTGGTTTAAAGGCTCACAAGTCTATGAAGATTCTCTGCAAAATGGTGGCGGTATGGGTGAGATTCAGCAAGGAATGGTGTATTTCAAAGGGACATTGTGGGCGTATGAAAAAGCCCCTACATTAGATTCTAATGGATTAGAATCTAGCACATTAGAATCTAACACGCCACTAAAAGAAGGCGATAGGGTGCAGGTGTTAGAGATTAGAGATAATAAGGCGATTATCAAGGTTTGA
- a CDS encoding DUF4878 domain-containing protein yields the protein MKSRFAVFSVIFALFSVFFVACSNAEPKDVAISFYKAVANGDEKGAVKLIHIEDESKRDEYEGKIALIAGLKKVV from the coding sequence ATGAAATCTAGATTTGCAGTTTTTAGTGTTATATTTGCTTTGTTTTCAGTATTTTTTGTTGCGTGTTCTAATGCAGAGCCAAAAGATGTGGCAATATCGTTTTATAAAGCTGTAGCTAATGGTGATGAGAAAGGTGCGGTAAAACTCATACATATAGAAGATGAGAGTAAAAGAGATGAGTATGAGGGCAAAATCGCATTGATAGCAGGATTAAAAAAGGTGGTATAA
- a CDS encoding YiiX/YebB-like N1pC/P60 family cysteine hydrolase: MKTKLLVIIMLSIIPFSFIYFYNKHDDFKGLKLENLGDIPALEIGDIIFRYGIGVDSELIAKASGGNLTHVGIIVSLNPIQILHASTEDNPKLKNQVILSSLEEFLSHATNIAIKRYKLSPNDKSYITKTYSRYVGKAFVIEDRFY, translated from the coding sequence TTGAAAACTAAGCTTTTAGTTATTATTATGCTTAGTATTATCCCTTTTAGTTTCATTTATTTTTATAACAAGCATGATGACTTCAAGGGCTTAAAGCTTGAGAATCTCGGCGATATTCCAGCCCTTGAGATAGGCGATATAATCTTTAGATATGGTATCGGCGTAGATAGTGAGTTAATCGCAAAGGCTAGTGGTGGCAATCTAACACATGTAGGCATTATTGTATCACTCAATCCCATACAGATACTACATGCGAGCACAGAAGATAATCCAAAGTTAAAAAATCAAGTGATCCTTAGCAGTTTAGAAGAGTTTCTCTCACATGCGACAAATATCGCAATAAAACGCTATAAGCTAAGCCCAAATGACAAAAGCTATATTACAAAAACATATAGTCGCTATGTAGGTAAGGCTTTTGTTATAGAAGATAGATTCTACTGA